A DNA window from Pyrus communis chromosome 3, drPyrComm1.1, whole genome shotgun sequence contains the following coding sequences:
- the LOC137729686 gene encoding SH3 domain-containing protein 3-like isoform X2: MDAIRKQASKLREQVAKQQQAVIKQFGGTGYESSDVMVIDEVEMQRHQQLEKLYRSTRSGKDFQKEVVKAAEAFTAIGYKHIEAGTKLSEDCSRYGAENTSDKILAKGASIYGDARKHVEKEQEDLNKLLSSQILDPLRAMIAGAPLEDARHLAQRYSRMRQEAETQAAEAKMKELKANMAVLGIEASAALAAVEAQQQRLTFQRLVALVEGEKNYHLRVAAVLGEVEAELVSEKQRKESAPPVIPQENGSEKTMYFLAEATHSFSAASEKELSLSVGDYVVVRKVSPSGWSEGECKGKGGWFPTAYVEKRQRIPSSDLGGEDY; the protein is encoded by the exons atggatGCTATAAGAAAGCAAGCTAGTAAGCTCCGAGAGCAGGTCGCCAAGCAGCAGCAG gCTGTGATAAAGCAGTTCGGTGGGACTGGTTATGAAAGCTCAGATGTAATGGTAATAGATGAGGTTGAGATGCAGAGACATCAGCAACTAGAGAAACTGTACAGGTCCACTCGCTCAGGAAAG GATTTTCAGAAGGAAGTTGTTAAAGCAGCAGAAGCGTTCACAGCCATAGGGTATAAGCATATTGAAGCAG GAACCAAGTTGTCCGAGGATTGTAGCAGATATGGTGCAGAAAACACAAGTGACAAGATTTTAGCTAAGGGTGCATCTATATATGGTGATGCTCGTAAGCATGTAGAAAAGGAACAAGAAGATTTGAATAAGCTGTTATCTTCACAG ATTTTAGATCCGTTAAGAGCAATGATAGCTGGTGCTCCTTTGGAAGATGCTCGTCATCTTGCTCAACGTTATAGTCGAATGAGACAGGAAGCAGAGACACAG GCGGCGGAAGCAAAGATGAAAGAATTGAAAGCAAACATGGCGGTTCTGGGTATAGAAGCTTCAGCTGCATTGGCTGCTGTGGAAGCACAGCAGCAAAGACTAACTTTCCAGAGGCTTGTTGCACTG GTTGAAGGAGAAAAGAATTATCATCTGAGAGTGGCTGCCGTACTCGGTGAGGTTGAAGCAGAG TTGGTCTCAGAGAAACAACGGAAAGAGTCTGCTCCTCCTGTGATTCCACAAGAGAACGGCTCAGAGAAAACAATGTACTTCTTGGCCGAA GCGACACATTCTTTCAGTGCTGCATCAGAGAAGGAACTAAGCCTGTCAGTCGGTGACTATGTTGTTGTGCGAAAG GTGAGTCCATCAGGATGGTCAGAAGGAGAGTGCAAAGGAAAAGGAGGATGGTTTCCGACAGCCTACGTGGAGAAACGCCAGCGGATTCCATCCAGCGATCTCGGGGGTGAAGATTACTGA
- the LOC137729686 gene encoding SH3 domain-containing protein 3-like isoform X1 — translation MDAIRKQASKLREQVAKQQQAVIKQFGGTGYESSDVMVIDEVEMQRHQQLEKLYRSTRSGKDFQKEVVKAAEAFTAIGYKHIEAGTKLSEDCSRYGAENTSDKILAKGASIYGDARKHVEKEQEDLNKLLSSQILDPLRAMIAGAPLEDARHLAQRYSRMRQEAETQAVEVSRRQARVRELPNPDNVAKLQAAEAKMKELKANMAVLGIEASAALAAVEAQQQRLTFQRLVALVEGEKNYHLRVAAVLGEVEAELVSEKQRKESAPPVIPQENGSEKTMYFLAEATHSFSAASEKELSLSVGDYVVVRKVSPSGWSEGECKGKGGWFPTAYVEKRQRIPSSDLGGEDY, via the exons atggatGCTATAAGAAAGCAAGCTAGTAAGCTCCGAGAGCAGGTCGCCAAGCAGCAGCAG gCTGTGATAAAGCAGTTCGGTGGGACTGGTTATGAAAGCTCAGATGTAATGGTAATAGATGAGGTTGAGATGCAGAGACATCAGCAACTAGAGAAACTGTACAGGTCCACTCGCTCAGGAAAG GATTTTCAGAAGGAAGTTGTTAAAGCAGCAGAAGCGTTCACAGCCATAGGGTATAAGCATATTGAAGCAG GAACCAAGTTGTCCGAGGATTGTAGCAGATATGGTGCAGAAAACACAAGTGACAAGATTTTAGCTAAGGGTGCATCTATATATGGTGATGCTCGTAAGCATGTAGAAAAGGAACAAGAAGATTTGAATAAGCTGTTATCTTCACAG ATTTTAGATCCGTTAAGAGCAATGATAGCTGGTGCTCCTTTGGAAGATGCTCGTCATCTTGCTCAACGTTATAGTCGAATGAGACAGGAAGCAGAGACACAG GCGGTAGAAGTGTCCAGAAGACAAGCACGAGTAAGAGAACTTCCAAATCCTGATAATGTTGCAAAGCTGCAGGCGGCGGAAGCAAAGATGAAAGAATTGAAAGCAAACATGGCGGTTCTGGGTATAGAAGCTTCAGCTGCATTGGCTGCTGTGGAAGCACAGCAGCAAAGACTAACTTTCCAGAGGCTTGTTGCACTG GTTGAAGGAGAAAAGAATTATCATCTGAGAGTGGCTGCCGTACTCGGTGAGGTTGAAGCAGAG TTGGTCTCAGAGAAACAACGGAAAGAGTCTGCTCCTCCTGTGATTCCACAAGAGAACGGCTCAGAGAAAACAATGTACTTCTTGGCCGAA GCGACACATTCTTTCAGTGCTGCATCAGAGAAGGAACTAAGCCTGTCAGTCGGTGACTATGTTGTTGTGCGAAAG GTGAGTCCATCAGGATGGTCAGAAGGAGAGTGCAAAGGAAAAGGAGGATGGTTTCCGACAGCCTACGTGGAGAAACGCCAGCGGATTCCATCCAGCGATCTCGGGGGTGAAGATTACTGA